Proteins from a single region of Gemmatimonadetes bacterium SCN 70-22:
- a CDS encoding citryl-CoA lyase, translated as MHTRIARLSRSMLFVPASRPDMIAKATRSEADAVCIDLEDAVAADEKERSRALVMQALGTLDFAGRTRIVRVNALDTKWTYRDVIEVVEAAGRSVDLVMLPKARGAADVQFIDQLLTQVEARTGIPHRIGIEAQIETASGFANLREIAAASPRLEALIFGMGDYAASMHMPLASIGAEDAHDAAYGAHRWHAVMHAIVAHARANGLRCMDGPYANYKDAAGLARACATARALGFDGKQCIHPSQLATVNAAFAPSAEEIAWARRVIETYEAAVAEGRGAVGSDGMMIDAANIRMARSTLRVAGQLQPGGPEA; from the coding sequence ATGCACACTCGAATCGCGCGCCTGTCGCGCAGCATGCTCTTCGTTCCGGCCTCGCGACCGGACATGATCGCCAAGGCGACGCGGAGCGAGGCCGACGCCGTGTGCATCGACCTCGAGGACGCCGTTGCCGCTGACGAGAAGGAGCGGAGCCGCGCCCTGGTGATGCAGGCGCTCGGCACGCTCGACTTCGCGGGGCGCACGCGCATCGTGCGGGTCAACGCGCTCGACACGAAGTGGACGTATCGCGACGTGATCGAGGTGGTGGAGGCGGCCGGGCGGAGCGTCGACCTCGTGATGCTCCCCAAGGCGCGTGGCGCCGCCGACGTCCAGTTCATCGACCAGTTGCTCACCCAGGTCGAGGCGCGCACCGGCATCCCGCACCGCATCGGGATCGAGGCGCAGATCGAAACGGCCTCGGGCTTCGCCAACCTGCGCGAGATCGCGGCGGCGTCGCCGCGCCTCGAGGCGCTCATCTTCGGGATGGGCGACTACGCGGCGAGCATGCACATGCCGCTGGCCAGCATCGGCGCCGAGGATGCGCACGACGCCGCGTACGGCGCCCACCGCTGGCACGCCGTGATGCACGCCATCGTGGCCCATGCCCGCGCCAACGGGCTGCGCTGCATGGATGGGCCATACGCCAACTACAAGGATGCCGCCGGGCTGGCCAGGGCGTGCGCCACAGCCCGTGCCTTGGGGTTCGACGGCAAGCAGTGCATCCACCCGTCGCAACTGGCCACCGTCAACGCCGCCTTCGCCCCCTCGGCCGAGGAAATCGCGTGGGCTCGGCGCGTGATCGAGACGTACGAGGCGGCGGTGGCCGAGGGGCGCGGCGCGGTGGGGAGCGACGGGATGATGATCGACGCCGCCAACATCCGCATGGCCCGCAGCACGCTGCGCGTGGCCGGACAGCTGCAACCCGGAGGACCCGAGGCATGA